CAGATGTACTTCTTCATGGCATTAACGCTGCTGGATGACTTTCTGCTGGCtgtgatggcctatgaccgctatgtggccatctgtcTACCTCTTCATTATACCATGATCATGCATCCCCAGCGTTGCCTGCTACTGGTGGCTGCCTCCTGGCTTTGTGCCCACCTCCTGGCCTTGTCGCTTACCTTCCTGATGTCTCAGTTCTTTTTCTGTGCCTCCCACTCCATCCCCCACTTTTTCTGCGATGTTCCCCCTCTTCTAAAGCTTGTCTGTTCAGACACCCGCATCTATCAGGTGACAATGTTAACTGAAGCAGTTCTCTCGGGCATGATTCCTCTCACCTGTGTCCTGGTGTCTTATGCCCACATCATCCATACGATTGTGAAGCTCCCTTCTTCTGGAGGGAAGCACAAGGTCTTCTCGACCTGTGGCTCTCACCTCTCAGTGCTCACTCTCTTCTATGGGACACTCTTCCTTGTGTATTTCCGACCCTCATCTTCCTACTCAGCAGACACTGGAATGGTTGTATCTGTGATCTACACGATGGTCACCCCGATGTTGAACCCCTTTATCTACAGCCTGAGGAACAGGGACATGAAGGGAGCTTTGTGGAGACTCCTTGACTGGGGGAAATGTGCTGCCCTGTAAAAGGTCTTTCTGCAGAAAAGTAGCTAAAAATGCCTTTCTCCCTGGACTTCTCTATTGCACTTTGGAAAGGCCAGCCATTCCTACTTGATTGAATGGATGTAAGTATCCAAGTGGGGGTGGTGGTTGGTCAATGGCAGAAGTCTCAGATTCCTTGTAGTAGACACAGGTTTGATTCCTGGTCAGTGGATCTCATATGTAGCCGCTACCCAACTGCAGTAGAGACTTGCATGTTTCTCAGATGCTGGACAGGTGTGTGATGTTGATAGATGAAGGCACTCTAGAGGAAAATGTCTTGCAATCTACTTGCAAAAAAaaatagccaatgaaaatcttatggttaCCCAAAGTTCTCATACCTGCATGAGTCAGGGACAATTTAATGGCAGCTAACACTGGCAGACTTGCCAAACCAATTCAAACCAGAGTAGGAACTAACAAGATAATTATTTCAAGCAAAGCTTGGTTCTAGGAAGAACACACACATTATCATCTAAGTCTATGACTAACCAGCTGAAGCATAAGAAATGCTGCAAAGGCCTAGAAAGGGCCAAGTGCTCTGAATCTCAGGAGTCACTTtcaagcacagcctggtaagaACTCACTCAGAGACACTAACCTTCCAATCTAGAATGCTGAGCCAAGAAGATATACTATTATTGAAATTTGAAAGTAAGAATAATTTTTGAGGAGTAACCAAGACCAGGGACCTAAGCTTTCACCACAAATCTGAGATGAAACCTAAGACTCTAGCACTGAGTATTTATTGATTAAGACAACTCCTtgatttttttagattttaaactCTGGTTCTTCAGTTTTTGTTTACAGAAAAATAATACAAACTCACTATAATATAAACAAGTCAAAAAAGACCAAATAGCACTCACTTAAAGACCCcatcattaatattttttcatcatttattttctgtatttttctaaTTCCTTTTATCTTCCACTTTGTTGAGAAAATACTGAAGGAGCAACTATAGATGGGActggaaggagccttggtgatgtactaggtttctcctgaggagggcttGGtttgtttcaactgctgaccttgtagtaatAGTCCAAATAGCCCACTAGTCACCAAGGCTCTTTCTGAAACCCCATAGTTAGGCGGGGGAATGTTTGTCTCTCTTCAAAAGACCCTAGACCATGGCTCTTAGACATCCTTCAGGTCTAAGACCAAACTCACCCACATAGCTCAAGTTTCAGCCGAACCAGGGTCTGTAAGGGCAACACCAGCCCCAGTGAGGTACACACAGCTCAAGGTCATCAAAGACTTGAGCTCGAAAGGCAGCACTCACCCAAGGATACAGTCCTGAAGAGTAAGGAAAGAGGGAACAATGGaatcagaaacacagggaggacgtGGAATAACTACTCAGATACTTAGcagattgcaatgaatgagatcAAATAAaagtgcatgaattgttgactgtaaaactgattatctgctctgtaaatattcctccaattcataataaaaacgTGGAAAAATCTCTTTCTCTAATGTTACAACAAAACTCTGGTTCATGGTTTATACAACTCAGTATCATTGGTAATTTGGCTATTTCTACGCTTTCACCATTAAAAGTAATAAGGCAATGAAAGTTGTTGCCAATATAGAGGTCCTCTCTGAAACTTTTGTTGGAGTTAGAATTATTCAATCTATCTCTAAGTACAGTTCATATAAAAAgtcattattttttccttcatATGGAATATATTATATTTTAAGGAAACCACATGCAAATGTCACTTtagaataaaatcatatcattgacatgGTTCTATCCCATCATGTCCTTCCTGTTTTTTGTTACTGGTTTctctccagtgttttcttttttttggtgttcaattattattttttaaacacatAGAAATATCACCTGTCTCTGAAATATCATTCACCTACATATGAGGAGGCatcaaaagtttatgggaaagtaGAATGAAATATAATATAAATTTTCCATCAACTTTTGTGAAGCCCTGGCATATATGTGTATTAAACACATTCCACTCAGGACCTTTGCTCATACAGTTCCCTCTCTGTGGTTCCCAGGCCCAGCGTAAGCATCCCTCTCCTCTACATGTGCCCAGCCACACCAGCTCCTATTGATCAGCTAGAATGTATGTTCCCTGGTACTCTGTCTCTTAATCTATATCCACGTTTGAAAACAAGTATTCACTGTAGTAGCTGCAGATGCTTGGAAGCCCTGGTGGAACTATGGGTTAAATATGGGGCTGCCAAACTCAAGGTCTGGTGTTTAAAACCAGCAGTCTCtaaacaggagaaagataagactgtctgctcttgtaaagcttTTCCATCTCAGAAGTCTCatacagggtccctctgagttggcatcgactccttAGGAGTGAGTTTTTGAGAGTCATACATACTAGAGGGTTTAGCAGCATCTCCATCACCAATCTGCCACAACAGGCCAGGGCACGCTCTGAtatattggggtgggggaggcgggtGTTGATTtgtttgagtgtgtgtttttTGCTTGAGTGTTTACCTCATGCTGAAGGAGGGAAATTGAGAGAATAAGAAGGTAATTCAGTGAGTGGCAAAAGCTATTTGCAAACATATATCAGAATATCCACCACAGGTTCATCAGTCTGCCATACTGTGCtgatttgcatgttgctgtgctgctggaagctagatcactggtatttcaaataacagCGGGGTCACCAAGGTGAAAAGGTTtccagggagcttccagactataaCTATAAAGAAAGAATAGACTATCCACTTCTAAGGCCTATGCCACcaaaaaccttatgaacagcaaTGGAACCGTGTCAGATACAGTGTTGGAAGATGAGTTTGTTAGGTTGGAAGACATTCAAATCCCAGCTgaagaagagctgctttctcaaagtaaagtcaacCAAAGTAGCATGGATGGAGGAAAGCTTTTGAGACCTTCTTTTGTTGACGGGGAATGACTCAAAATGGAGAAGAAGCAACCCTAACACCTTTTTTAGAAAGGATATTTGGATTGTGCCAAGTATCAACCCAGAAAATTGGAATTCATCAAATATTAAATGGAATAAAAAGCACAACATCTTattaatgagttgaaatggatttgCATTGGCTATTTTGATGGAAATAATCAAgtggtttactatgccaagaatgacaaattctAGAGGAATGGGGCTACATTCATCCTCAAGATTAACacttcaaggtctatcttgaagtacaatgctgtctgtgttaggataatatctataggcATACAAGGATATCTAGTTATTACCATTatccaaatttatgcactaaccactaaagctagtgatggagaCAGACCATTTCTGAAAAGGATGAAGCATGGAatcaacatccattaataatattgggactggaatgcaaaagctggaaagaAAGAGCAAGGAACAGAAGATGTGATCGGAATAAAGCTAGAAATcaaataatagaattttccaaagCCAATGAGTTCTTCATTACAGATACCTTTTTGTAACAACAAAATGGCAACTATACATGGGGACCttgtcagatggaatacacaggaatccaatcgactccatctgtgggaaaagaccatggagaagctcaacagaAGCAGGCAAAGGGAAACAAAGAAAGACTGGGAACAAACTATCAATTGCTCACACGTAACATCAGATTGAAGTTGGAATTAAAACAAGTATAAGAGCCAAAATGCAGGTATTTCCTCCCctacatctcaagaacatatcaagaagaaatttaacacattgaacactagtgacagaagacctgacgaaCTGTGGCGTGACATCGAGGAcagcatatatgaagaaagcaaaaaggcactaaaaagacagaaaacatcaAAGATTatgtcaaaagagactgaaacttgctcttgaatggagagtagctgaagcaaatggaagaaatgaagaaggaaaagCTGGATAGGAAATTTCAAAGAGACAGTTGAAGAAAAGTAGAATATTATAATGATCTGAAAAAAttggagtcagaaaaccaaaaggaagagcaCATTAAGCACATCTTAAGCTAAAGGAACTGAAGACgatttcaagcctcaagttgaaatactgaaggattctaaggACAAAACGCATAGAGTAACTGTGCCcaaaagaactagctgacattcCACCACTTCAAGAGTCAagagatgagcaagaaccaatggtactaaaggaagaagtccaagctgccctgaaagcgttagccaaaaacaaggctccaggaatagaCACAACACCAAGTAgcatgtttcaacaagcttatgaagcattagaagcactcactcaactGTGCCTAGAAATGTAGACgacagatacttggccaactagaagagatccatatctgtatccATCATGCCTGGTCAAGTAGAAGGACAGCAATAAAGTGGAAGACTCTTAACaaaattgattgacacagtggctacaaggagctcaacagtgtagcaataatgaaacattcacctttcctctagctcctaaatgcttgccctccccccactatcatgatcccaattctaccttacaaatctggctagaacagaggatgtgtcctgatacagatgggaactggaaacacagggaatctagggcagatgatcccttcaggaccaatggtgagagtggccataccaggagggtggggtggaaagggggaactgattacaaggatctacatatagcctcctccctgggggatggacaacagaaaagtgggtgaaggtagatgtcagacagtataagatataacaaaataataataatttataaattatcaagggttcatgaaggggtggagcggggagggggaaaatgaggagctgatgccaggggcttaagtggagagcaaatgttttgagaatgatgacggtaacgaatgtacaaatgtgctttacacaactgatgcatgtatggattgtgataagagttgtatgaggccccaataaaatgatttaaaaaaagaagaatgggctcaaatataacaagttGAGAAGGATCGTGCAGGACCAAGCTATGTTTTGTTCCCTTGTACACAAGGCTGATCTGAgtaagaatcaatttgatggcacctaacaatgaagaGCAGACCACAAAAATGACCTTTACaactatttattttaaaagaaaaataacccatattaaaaagtacaaaagacttgaacagtcACACTTCAAGAGAAACCCTCCACAAGCATAAGTAAACACATAAACAGCTTCTCAACCTTATATTTGATCAGGAAAATGCACATCAAAAAATACCATACCAgtaagcacccaataaaattgaaaatatgaaaaaacaaactATAGTTACTCCTGAAAAGGACACGGAACCACGGGAATGATTACATACTGCTAGTGGGACTCTACGTTACAGTAACACCAAAATTGTATGGCAGTATCTACTAAAGCTGAGCATACGTGTATTCTATATTCCAGAAATGTCAACCCTACAGATAGTCAAATGAGTTATATCCAGGAAATATCATCATGTCATTATTCCTAATGTCCAAACAATACTAAAAGGTGTTAGCAACATATAATAAATTGACTCACAGGAATGAAAATGATAAGCCATCATTATGTATAACAATATAGATCAATttccaaaatgtaaaaaaatgaagaaaccacataaaaataatatataatatactatTCAATGTCCATATAACTAAAAATTAGGCAAAAGTAAAGCAAATGTCAGGGAGAGAAGAGTAATTAATTTCCTTCAAGAAGCAGAGCAGACAAGTActccactccctcaatgcaagaacactttgttctattaaactggcatttcatgatattcaccttcccaacaggatcgctgaagattaAGAGGgtttatggtgaagaaagctgatggtgcccggctatcaaaagagatagtgtctgtgggtcttaaaggcttgaagataaacaagtgaccatctagctgagaagcaacaaagcccacgtggaagaagtagaccagcttgtgtgatcatgaggtgtcaatgggatcaggtatcaggcatcaaagaacaaaaaaatcatattattgtgaatgagggggagagcagaatggggacccaaaacccatctgtaggcaactagacatccccttacagaagggtcgtggggaggaaacaagccagtcaaggtacaactttcctctagttcctaaatgcttcctccccaccccccactttcatgattcccaattctaccttacaaatccagctagaccagaggatatacactggtacagacaggaactggaaacatagggaatccaagacagatgatcccttcaggaccagtgctgagagtggtgataccaggagggtagagggaaggtggggtggaaagggggaaccaattacaaggatctacatataacctcctccctgagggatgggcaacaaaaaagtgggtgaaggtagacgtcagacagtgtaagatataacaaaataataataatttataaattatcaagggttcatgagggagggggacagggaggaagggggaaaatgaggagctgataccaagggctcaagtagaaagcaaatgttttgagaatgatgatggcaacaaatgtacaaatatgcttgacacaatggatgtgtgtatggattgtgataagagttgtaagaagaaGCAGAGAAGAATAAAGGTGGACATGAGACACAAAGAAATCTTAAGAGGTGCTAATGCTGTTCTACTCCTTGATTTTGGAAATGAGATTAACAAGTGAATTGAGTAGTAAtaatttcttgattgatatatttatattttatgtcaTTTTATGGTTATAGTCACTATTTAATTTTGTCTGTGCATGCAATGGGATTCCGTCACACACCTGCCACAATATCGATCTACATTGCAAATATCCACAAAGTTCTGAGAAGTGGAAATTTTGTATTAACTGTATTTGAGACATTGGGTTGCCTTGAGTtgtaactgactcaacagcaacagatttctctttcttttctttctctctttctctgttttaATATACATAATCACTAATTCTGTGGTGGAAATGCTGTGTGTTTTATTACAGAGTGCTGCCCCAGAACCTTCTGGGAGAGTCTTATATGAAGCACAAACTATGTCAAATCCCAAAATTCTGCATTTGAAAAAGGGTTGGCAACATCATGAGAGTTGTTGACCTCTTTGAAGCAGTGGAAATTTCATGGCCCGCAGATACGCACCTTAACATAATCGAAAGAGCGCTGAGCAAAATAAGCAAGTTATAGAAGAACATTAAAAAGAATAATTCCTTTTATATGAAAAGAAAATAGCAGGCAAATACAGAGAATATATAGTTCAGGTACAAAGGCATGTATAagtaatataaagaaaaatgggGCCCCTTTTAATGGCTCAGGTaggcaaaaaagaaaatcctttccctCCCAAATGTCCACCCTGAGGCTAAGAAGGCAGCCCCCGTACCCTTGGAGGAGCACCCCCAGGAGAAACAAGCTGGACCGTTCTGCCATCATCACGTTCCCCCTGCCCATGGAGGCCTctatgaagaagatcaaagacaacAGCACACTGGGTTCACAGTGGTTGTCAAGAGCAAACAGGTTCTGAAGAAACTCCATGACAGTCACGTAGCCAAGGTTAGCACCTTGATCAGACCTGATGGTGAGAAGAAGGCATAAGTTGGACTGGCTCCTGACTAAGACACTTTAGATGTTgtcaacaaaattggaatcatctaaacTGAGTCCTGCTgtctaatgctaaatataaactttttcaacacataacccataatatttgaaatattggtttCTTCTGAAAAGAAATAATGATTAAAAACAGGCACACACCCTAAACTGCCAAAAGACTGGTCTATATGCTATTTAAGCTTAACAGCAGGCTTTGGGGCattaattttatttcattctttaaaCACCAAATATATGTTTTATACACTCATTTGTATGTAACATAtctacaacaaaaataaataaattcagaaagacttagagcagcgattctcaacctgtgggtcgcgacccctttgaggggcaaacaaccctttcacaagggtcgtctgactcataacagaatcaaaatgacagttatgaagtagcaacaaaaataattttatgattgggcatcaccacaacatgaagaactgtattaaagggtcacagcattagaaaggttgagaaccactgacttagagcaTTACCACAGGTTTTACATATTAGTCTGCTCTGTGGAATATCAGAgaacaaaaatattttcctttctacATGACATTTGAAGGCAATGAGTGTTACATTTGACagggtttttttctttgatgtttaTAAATTTGGGGAAGATACTGTTTCATCCATGAGAAAGGGGCTTTTATTAGAAAGTGTGAACTCCGTCAGACAAGCACCATCTCACAGTAAGCATTGGCAATGACATGACCAGTCTGTTCCTCATTCATAGAAAAGATCACAGGAGCTATGTGCCCATGGATGTCAGTCCTGGACAACTGAATGGAGGTATCTG
This window of the Tenrec ecaudatus isolate mTenEca1 chromosome 10, mTenEca1.hap1, whole genome shotgun sequence genome carries:
- the LOC142458535 gene encoding olfactory receptor 1G1-like — encoded protein: MGIRNRTTISDFLLLGFSEHPEQQSLLFGLFLSMYLVTVMGNLLIILAISTDTHLHTPMYFFLANLSFIETCFTCTVVPKVLVDIQTQRYTISYTGCFVQMYFFMALTLLDDFLLAVMAYDRYVAICLPLHYTMIMHPQRCLLLVAASWLCAHLLALSLTFLMSQFFFCASHSIPHFFCDVPPLLKLVCSDTRIYQVTMLTEAVLSGMIPLTCVLVSYAHIIHTIVKLPSSGGKHKVFSTCGSHLSVLTLFYGTLFLVYFRPSSSYSADTGMVVSVIYTMVTPMLNPFIYSLRNRDMKGALWRLLDWGKCAAL